One stretch of Dehalococcoidia bacterium DNA includes these proteins:
- the glnA gene encoding type I glutamate--ammonia ligase — MVVEAKVKGLATPKDVIDFIRTSGVKFVDVKFIDLPGTWQHFSVPAQTVDEDVFVEGLGFDGSSIRGFQKINESDMLLIPDPTTAFIDPACEIPTLSLICNIKDPVTGETYSRDARYVAQKAEKYLVSTGIADTSYWGPEAEFFIFNDIRFGSNAQSAFYFIDSEEGIWNSGRDGDKPNLGYRPRTKEGYFPTPPLDRLQDLRSKIVLAMIESGIEVEVHHHEVATAGQAEIDMRFDTLVNMADKVCKYKHIVKNICFQNGYTATFMPKPLFGDNGSGMHTHQSLWKDGQPLFYDPNGYALLSDIARWYIGGLIKHAASILAFAAPTTNSYRRLVPGYEAPVNLIYSQRNRSAICRIPTYSTNPKARRIEFRAPDPSCNPYLAFSAMLMAGLDGIQNRIEPPAPLDKNLYELEPEEAMNVQSTPGSLSEALDALEKDHDYLLKGGVFTKDLIEAYLEYKRVHEVEPVALRPHPYEFHLYYDI; from the coding sequence ATGGTTGTGGAAGCGAAAGTCAAGGGACTAGCCACCCCGAAGGATGTCATCGACTTCATCCGCACGAGCGGAGTGAAGTTTGTCGATGTCAAGTTCATCGACCTGCCGGGCACCTGGCAGCACTTCTCGGTGCCGGCGCAGACGGTGGATGAGGACGTCTTCGTCGAGGGGCTCGGGTTTGACGGCTCGTCGATCCGCGGCTTCCAGAAGATCAACGAAAGCGACATGCTGCTCATCCCCGATCCCACGACCGCCTTCATCGACCCCGCCTGCGAAATCCCCACCCTCTCTCTGATCTGCAACATCAAAGACCCGGTCACTGGCGAGACCTACAGCCGCGATGCGCGCTACGTTGCGCAGAAGGCGGAGAAGTATCTCGTTTCAACGGGAATTGCCGATACGAGCTACTGGGGACCTGAGGCGGAATTCTTCATCTTCAACGACATCCGCTTCGGCTCGAATGCCCAAAGCGCCTTCTACTTCATCGACTCCGAGGAAGGCATCTGGAACAGCGGGCGCGATGGCGACAAGCCGAACTTGGGCTATCGGCCGCGCACCAAGGAAGGCTATTTCCCGACGCCGCCGCTCGACCGGCTGCAGGATCTGCGCTCGAAGATCGTCCTAGCGATGATCGAATCCGGCATCGAGGTCGAAGTGCATCACCATGAAGTCGCTACTGCCGGCCAGGCCGAGATCGACATGCGCTTCGACACTCTCGTCAACATGGCCGACAAGGTGTGCAAGTACAAGCACATCGTCAAGAACATCTGCTTCCAGAACGGCTACACCGCGACGTTCATGCCGAAGCCGCTCTTCGGCGACAACGGCTCGGGCATGCACACGCATCAGAGCCTCTGGAAGGACGGCCAGCCGCTGTTCTACGACCCCAACGGCTACGCGCTCTTGTCGGACATCGCGCGCTGGTACATCGGCGGGCTGATCAAGCATGCTGCCTCGATCCTCGCTTTCGCTGCGCCGACGACCAATAGCTATCGCCGGCTTGTCCCGGGCTATGAGGCGCCGGTCAACCTGATCTACTCGCAGCGCAACCGTTCGGCGATCTGCCGCATCCCAACCTACTCCACGAACCCGAAAGCGCGCCGGATCGAGTTCCGCGCTCCCGACCCTTCCTGTAATCCCTATCTCGCCTTCTCGGCGATGCTGATGGCAGGGCTCGACGGCATCCAGAACCGGATCGAGCCGCCGGCGCCGCTCGACAAGAACCTCTACGAGCTTGAGCCGGAAGAGGCGATGAATGTCCAGAGCACGCCGGGGTCCCTCTCCGAAGCGCTCGACGCGCTCGAGAAGGACCATGACTACCTCCTGAAGGGCGGGGTGTTTACGAAGGACCTCATCGAGGCGTACCTCGAGTACAAGCGCGTCCATGAGGTCGAGCCGGTTGCGCTGCGGCCGCATCCCTACGAGTTCCATCTCTACTACGACATCTAG
- a CDS encoding helix-turn-helix domain-containing protein produces MLTIDDLIHTTLTPEATVVAGAEHLGVDVSWAVALRSRPPAFEGLKGGELAIVSLATMHQLDDRLTLARLIEQIAGFGVAAVAVIGTVDEEARRAAARLGLPVIQLPETVSARDLEGRVTRAIVERRAELQRIGHDLYHQLLELVVAGRGAEAVVAKLAELTGRPAILQDAALNLLAVRFPPGANPNADLAAIVAGQRGGEVARLLALGANASDPPTVRLPLPVEGLARVVAPIGGAQGRDGYLSIVGTPAELGPFERLAVSRAAAACAIDYARERAARSDSDLRLAELLDELLSGSYPSEAAIVSRAHRLGCDLTAPHRALAVRGVDAEGLPTVRPLERLVRRELARRGLSVALRLDATGALLLLPATLSPEAVQLFVVQLREGLVGFGGHLAAALSRPASGPHEIRQALQIAQRTLDYAIRAHGPDAWCVVSELGADELLLSLGPSPLLRAFRDDWLERLAAYDRRHKTQLVQTLAVYFDAHGSPTEAAERLHLHRNTLLYRLQRIREITGRDPDDPRARLAFHLALRIDHVLGQA; encoded by the coding sequence ATGCTGACGATCGACGATCTGATCCACACCACCCTGACGCCCGAGGCGACAGTCGTCGCGGGCGCCGAGCATCTCGGCGTCGATGTCTCTTGGGCGGTGGCGCTTCGCTCACGGCCCCCAGCCTTTGAGGGCTTGAAGGGAGGAGAACTCGCGATCGTCTCGCTCGCCACGATGCACCAACTTGACGACCGGCTGACGCTCGCCCGGCTGATCGAGCAGATCGCCGGCTTTGGCGTCGCTGCCGTTGCGGTCATCGGGACGGTCGACGAGGAGGCGCGGCGCGCCGCCGCGCGGCTTGGCCTGCCGGTCATTCAGCTGCCCGAGACGGTGAGCGCGCGCGATCTCGAAGGACGAGTGACGCGCGCGATTGTCGAACGGCGCGCCGAGCTCCAGCGCATTGGGCATGACCTCTACCACCAGCTCCTCGAGCTCGTTGTCGCTGGCCGGGGCGCCGAAGCGGTTGTCGCGAAGCTCGCCGAACTGACAGGCCGGCCGGCGATCTTGCAAGATGCAGCGCTCAACCTCCTTGCCGTCCGCTTCCCGCCGGGCGCCAACCCCAACGCGGATCTCGCGGCGATCGTTGCCGGACAGCGCGGCGGGGAGGTCGCTCGCCTCCTCGCGCTCGGCGCCAATGCATCCGACCCGCCGACGGTGCGGTTGCCGCTCCCGGTCGAGGGCTTGGCGCGGGTCGTCGCGCCGATCGGGGGCGCCCAAGGGCGCGACGGCTATCTCTCCATCGTCGGCACGCCGGCGGAACTGGGGCCGTTTGAGCGCCTCGCGGTCAGCCGTGCCGCTGCCGCCTGCGCCATTGACTATGCGCGCGAGCGCGCTGCCCGCTCCGACAGCGACCTCCGCCTCGCGGAGCTGCTCGATGAACTGCTGAGCGGCAGCTACCCCAGCGAGGCGGCAATCGTCAGCCGAGCTCACCGGCTCGGGTGCGACCTCACGGCGCCGCACCGCGCGCTCGCCGTGCGCGGGGTCGACGCCGAGGGGCTGCCGACGGTGCGGCCTCTCGAGCGGCTGGTGCGGCGCGAACTCGCGCGCCGAGGGCTATCGGTCGCCCTCCGCCTCGACGCGACGGGCGCGCTGCTCCTCCTCCCGGCGACGCTCTCCCCGGAGGCGGTCCAGCTGTTTGTCGTCCAGCTTCGCGAGGGACTGGTCGGCTTTGGAGGGCATCTTGCTGCCGCGCTCTCCCGGCCCGCGAGTGGGCCGCATGAGATTCGCCAGGCCCTGCAGATCGCCCAGCGAACGCTCGACTACGCCATTCGCGCCCACGGGCCGGATGCATGGTGTGTCGTGAGCGAGCTCGGCGCGGACGAGCTGCTGCTCAGTCTTGGGCCGTCGCCGCTCCTCCGCGCCTTTCGGGATGACTGGCTGGAGCGCTTGGCGGCGTACGACCGCCGGCACAAGACGCAGCTCGTCCAGACCCTTGCGGTCTACTTCGATGCCCACGGAAGCCCCACCGAGGCGGCAGAGCGGCTCCATCTGCACCGCAATACGCTGCTC